Proteins from a single region of Dyadobacter fanqingshengii:
- the purD gene encoding phosphoribosylamine--glycine ligase: MNILILGSGGREHAFAWKIAQSPLCDSLYVAPGNAGTAGVATNLSISYNDFDAIANAVLQNNVELVIVGPEEPLVNGIVDYFESREDLSKVKIIGPNKAGAQLEGSKDFSKQFMQKYGIPTASSTTFTIDTLEQGLEYLEAQPLPIVLKADGLAAGKGVIIAEKHSEAEIAFREMLQDRKFGDASNKVVVEQFLKGIELSVFVLSDGEHYKILPEAKDYKRIGENDTGLNTGGMGAVSPVAFADANFLKKVDEKVVKPTLHGLKSEGIKYVGFIFIGLMNIKGEPFVIEYNVRMGDPETEVVIPRIQSDFAMLMASTAKGTLNDFELQISPQVAVTTVVVSGGYPGDYEKGKVISGSQKVEDVFLYHAGTTFNGNTEVVTNGGRVMALTGLANSLENAVHKSQRAAQAVQFEGKYFRHDIGVDLIRYND; this comes from the coding sequence ATGAACATACTTATATTGGGATCAGGCGGAAGAGAACATGCATTCGCCTGGAAAATAGCCCAAAGCCCTCTTTGTGATAGTTTATACGTAGCACCCGGCAACGCGGGAACTGCGGGTGTTGCTACCAACCTCTCTATATCTTATAATGATTTTGATGCCATCGCCAATGCGGTGTTGCAAAACAATGTTGAGCTGGTGATCGTCGGCCCGGAAGAGCCATTGGTCAACGGCATTGTCGATTATTTTGAATCAAGGGAAGATCTTTCGAAAGTAAAAATTATCGGCCCCAACAAGGCAGGAGCGCAATTGGAAGGAAGCAAGGATTTTTCCAAACAATTCATGCAGAAATATGGCATTCCTACTGCTTCTTCTACGACGTTTACGATTGATACATTGGAACAAGGCCTGGAATATCTTGAAGCCCAGCCACTTCCGATCGTATTGAAAGCAGACGGTCTGGCAGCTGGAAAAGGTGTTATCATTGCCGAAAAGCATTCAGAAGCGGAAATAGCATTCAGGGAAATGCTGCAAGACCGCAAATTTGGTGATGCGAGCAACAAAGTTGTTGTTGAACAATTTTTGAAAGGGATAGAATTATCCGTGTTTGTCCTTTCAGATGGAGAGCATTATAAAATTTTACCCGAAGCCAAGGATTATAAACGCATCGGCGAAAACGATACAGGCCTGAATACAGGCGGAATGGGCGCTGTATCGCCAGTGGCCTTTGCGGATGCTAATTTTTTGAAAAAAGTGGACGAGAAAGTGGTTAAGCCCACTTTGCACGGCCTAAAAAGTGAAGGAATTAAGTATGTAGGCTTTATTTTTATTGGCCTGATGAACATAAAAGGTGAGCCTTTTGTGATCGAATACAATGTTAGAATGGGTGATCCGGAAACGGAAGTCGTGATTCCGCGGATACAGTCCGATTTTGCTATGCTCATGGCCTCAACGGCGAAGGGAACTTTGAATGATTTCGAATTACAAATCTCCCCGCAGGTGGCCGTGACGACCGTGGTTGTGTCAGGAGGTTATCCAGGAGATTATGAAAAAGGAAAGGTAATTTCCGGCAGCCAAAAAGTAGAAGATGTGTTTTTATACCACGCGGGCACTACTTTCAATGGAAACACCGAAGTTGTGACTAATGGAGGAAGGGTAATGGCGCTTACGGGCCTGGCCAATTCCCTCGAGAATGCGGTGCATAAATCGCAGCGCGCGGCCCAGGCTGTGCAGTTCGAAGGGAAATATTTCCGGCACGACATCGGTGTGGATTTAATACGTTATAACGATTGA
- a CDS encoding DUF4293 domain-containing protein, protein MLQRIQTVFLALTVIGMGIFLAFPLWTKVALADEQRADLTAIKLTHQVNAVQSNVQPVYYLIILAILVAAIAAYAILQFKNRVLQSALCAVNSILMTIIMGLVIYFTFYKTAKLFDPNLPGSYEIGFYGLVGAMLANVFANRFIRKDEREVQQSKRFR, encoded by the coding sequence ATGTTACAAAGGATACAAACCGTTTTTCTTGCCCTGACAGTCATTGGAATGGGTATTTTTCTTGCCTTCCCATTATGGACAAAAGTGGCCCTTGCAGATGAGCAGCGTGCGGATCTAACAGCCATTAAACTAACACATCAGGTGAATGCTGTGCAGTCCAATGTTCAGCCGGTTTACTACCTCATTATTTTGGCAATTCTGGTTGCGGCAATCGCTGCTTATGCAATACTTCAATTCAAAAACAGGGTTTTGCAATCAGCCCTCTGCGCAGTTAATTCCATTTTGATGACTATCATCATGGGACTTGTGATCTATTTCACATTCTACAAAACCGCCAAGCTTTTTGATCCTAACCTACCTGGAAGCTACGAAATCGGATTTTATGGTCTTGTAGGCGCCATGTTGGCCAATGTCTTTGCCAATCGTTTTATCAGGAAGGATGAGCGGGAAGTGCAGCAGTCGAAAAGATTCCGGTAA
- a CDS encoding PSP1 domain-containing protein: protein MNVYDWLSHMDVPVSQRFDVVEVKFKGGRKEYFRNINQLEFITGDYVVCEMASGQHIGTVSLQGELVRLQMKRKSVVINDDMHVLYRIATEKDLDKHTQAMAREMPTLYRTREIIREMKLNMKLSDVEFQSDNTKTTFYYSSEERVDFRELIKSLASEFKVRIEMRQISLRQEASRLGGLGSCGRELCCSTWLTDFKNISTAAARYQNLSLNPAKLSGQCGRLKCCLNYELETYIDALRDIPTVDVPLKTKKGVAVLQKTDIFKKIMWFGFDKDTNWYPVAISKVLEIMELNKKDIIPESLEILTPQAERTSVDRAPGKINSDLENLDKKYSEEQKKKKKKKSRSGKNKNNANKPPQASTPQKSD from the coding sequence ATGAATGTCTACGACTGGCTGAGCCACATGGATGTGCCTGTTAGCCAGCGTTTTGATGTTGTAGAAGTTAAATTTAAAGGAGGAAGAAAAGAGTATTTCAGAAATATAAATCAGCTGGAATTCATCACAGGCGACTATGTTGTTTGTGAAATGGCTTCCGGCCAGCATATCGGGACGGTTTCTTTGCAGGGAGAGCTGGTAAGGCTTCAAATGAAGCGTAAAAGCGTGGTGATCAATGACGATATGCACGTGCTTTACCGGATTGCAACCGAAAAAGACCTCGATAAGCATACGCAAGCGATGGCGCGTGAAATGCCGACATTGTATCGCACGAGAGAGATTATCCGTGAGATGAAGCTCAATATGAAGCTCTCGGACGTTGAATTTCAATCTGATAATACAAAAACGACATTCTATTATTCCTCCGAGGAACGTGTCGATTTTCGTGAGCTAATCAAATCATTGGCCTCCGAATTCAAGGTTCGGATTGAAATGCGGCAAATCAGCCTGCGTCAGGAGGCGAGCCGTTTGGGCGGACTGGGCTCTTGCGGCCGTGAATTGTGCTGCTCGACCTGGCTTACGGATTTTAAAAATATATCAACAGCCGCAGCGCGTTACCAGAATTTGTCATTAAATCCTGCAAAGCTTTCAGGACAATGCGGACGCTTGAAATGCTGTCTGAACTACGAGCTGGAAACTTACATTGACGCTTTGCGGGACATTCCGACTGTGGATGTGCCTTTGAAGACTAAAAAAGGCGTTGCTGTTTTGCAGAAAACAGACATTTTCAAAAAGATCATGTGGTTTGGTTTTGATAAAGACACGAACTGGTATCCGGTGGCGATCAGTAAAGTGCTGGAAATCATGGAATTGAACAAAAAGGATATCATCCCGGAATCACTGGAAATTCTTACACCGCAAGCTGAAAGAACCTCTGTGGACAGAGCTCCCGGAAAGATCAACAGCGACCTCGAAAATCTGGATAAAAAATACAGCGAGGAGCAGAAAAAGAAGAAAAAGAAGAAGAGCAGGTCTGGTAAGAACAAGAACAATGCCAACAAACCACCACAGGCTTCTACTCCTCAAAAAAGCGATTAA
- the ftsY gene encoding signal recognition particle-docking protein FtsY — protein MSLFGFFSKEKKETLDKGLEKTKDSFFGKLSRAIVGKTTIDEDVLDELEDILVSSDVGVETTVKVIKRIEERVARDKYATTAELDSILREEIAALLTENKSVDVKDSYETEHLPKPFVIMVVGVNGVGKTTTIGKLAHQFHQRGHKVVLGAADTFRAAAVDQLKLWGKRVDVPVIDHGMNTDPSAVAYDALKKGMETGADVIIIDTAGRLHTKVNLMNELSKIKRVMQKIIPDSPHEVLLVLDGSTGQNAVIQAREFTKVTEITALAITKLDGTAKGGVVIGISDEFKIPVKYIGVGEKMDDLQVFDRDEFVDSLFKKIG, from the coding sequence ATGAGCTTATTTGGGTTTTTTTCAAAAGAGAAAAAAGAAACATTGGATAAAGGCCTGGAAAAAACCAAAGACAGTTTCTTTGGCAAACTTTCCCGCGCCATCGTTGGCAAAACCACAATCGACGAAGATGTTCTGGATGAACTGGAAGACATTCTTGTAAGCTCAGACGTCGGCGTTGAAACCACTGTAAAAGTCATTAAGCGCATTGAAGAGCGTGTAGCGAGAGATAAATATGCCACTACGGCCGAGCTGGACAGCATACTGCGGGAGGAAATCGCTGCATTGCTGACGGAAAACAAATCCGTTGATGTCAAAGACAGTTACGAAACCGAGCACCTTCCAAAGCCATTTGTAATTATGGTTGTAGGCGTGAATGGTGTTGGGAAAACAACCACGATCGGAAAGCTGGCACATCAGTTTCACCAGCGGGGCCATAAAGTCGTATTAGGCGCCGCCGATACATTCCGCGCAGCAGCCGTAGACCAGCTCAAACTCTGGGGAAAACGCGTTGACGTGCCGGTTATCGACCACGGAATGAACACAGACCCTTCGGCAGTTGCTTACGATGCATTGAAAAAAGGAATGGAAACAGGTGCCGATGTGATCATTATCGACACCGCGGGACGTTTACATACGAAAGTGAACCTCATGAATGAACTTTCCAAGATCAAGCGCGTCATGCAAAAGATCATTCCCGATTCCCCGCATGAAGTATTACTCGTTCTCGATGGCAGCACAGGCCAAAATGCTGTTATTCAAGCCCGAGAGTTTACGAAAGTCACAGAAATAACAGCATTAGCCATTACAAAACTGGATGGAACAGCCAAAGGAGGCGTAGTAATCGGCATTTCCGATGAATTCAAAATTCCTGTAAAGTACATAGGCGTCGGGGAAAAAATGGACGACCTCCAGGTTTTTGACCGAGATGAATTTGTTGATTCTCTCTTTAAAAAAATCGGCTGA
- the lhgO gene encoding L-2-hydroxyglutarate oxidase, with amino-acid sequence MYDITIIGGGIVGLATALRLKEQRPSLKILLLEKENEVAKHQTGHNSGVIHSGLYYKPGSLKATNCIRGYQMLIDFCNREGVHYDLCGKIVVATSEDQRPLLQNLFERGNQNGLTENRMITQGEIREIEPHVAGLEGIWVPYTGIIDYKTVSEKYAECFQQLGGEIRFGEKAIDIKNRNTHSEVVSATGKIFETKLIVNCAGLYSDKIAQLTQPENINVRIIPFRGEYFKIKPEKHYLVKNLIYPVPDPNFPFLGVHFTRMIEGGIEAGPNAVFAFRREGYNKLDFNLPEMMESLAWPGFRKVAMKYWKTGMGEYYRSFSKAAFTKALQGLIPEIRSDDLIPGGAGVRAQACDYDGGLLDDFSIIENKNAINVCNAPSPAATSSLSIGQTVSERVLARI; translated from the coding sequence ATGTACGACATTACCATCATAGGCGGAGGCATCGTGGGCCTGGCCACAGCATTGCGGTTGAAAGAACAGCGACCTTCCCTGAAAATTCTGCTTCTCGAAAAGGAGAACGAAGTTGCCAAACACCAAACCGGCCATAACAGCGGCGTGATCCATTCAGGACTATATTATAAACCAGGAAGCCTGAAAGCCACTAACTGCATTCGCGGTTACCAAATGCTGATCGATTTCTGCAATCGGGAAGGCGTACATTATGATTTGTGTGGCAAAATTGTGGTCGCTACCAGCGAGGATCAACGGCCATTGCTACAAAACCTTTTTGAGAGAGGAAATCAGAACGGCTTAACCGAAAACCGAATGATCACGCAGGGTGAAATTCGTGAAATTGAGCCGCATGTTGCCGGTTTAGAAGGTATCTGGGTTCCCTATACCGGCATTATCGATTACAAAACGGTTTCTGAAAAATATGCTGAATGCTTCCAGCAACTAGGCGGAGAAATTCGCTTTGGAGAAAAAGCAATTGATATTAAAAACCGCAACACACATTCAGAAGTCGTTTCGGCGACGGGTAAAATATTTGAAACAAAACTGATCGTCAACTGCGCCGGGCTTTATTCCGATAAAATTGCGCAGTTAACGCAGCCTGAGAACATTAATGTCAGGATTATTCCATTCCGTGGTGAATATTTCAAGATTAAACCGGAGAAACATTATTTGGTCAAAAACCTGATTTATCCCGTCCCTGATCCTAATTTCCCCTTTTTAGGCGTTCATTTTACCCGCATGATTGAAGGCGGCATTGAAGCGGGGCCTAATGCTGTATTTGCCTTTCGTCGCGAGGGTTATAATAAGCTGGACTTTAATTTACCAGAAATGATGGAATCGCTGGCTTGGCCGGGTTTCAGGAAAGTGGCCATGAAATATTGGAAAACAGGCATGGGCGAATATTACCGCTCATTTTCAAAGGCTGCATTTACAAAAGCATTGCAAGGACTTATTCCGGAGATCCGGAGCGACGATCTCATTCCCGGCGGTGCGGGCGTTCGTGCGCAGGCTTGCGACTATGATGGCGGGTTACTGGACGACTTTTCAATTATTGAAAACAAAAATGCGATTAAT
- the recQ gene encoding DNA helicase RecQ, with protein sequence MVKNVDAVVLDTLKERLKEIFGYSQFRGEQEVIIQNILLGKNTFVIMPTGAGKSLCYQLPALVSDGLTIVISPLIALMKNQVDQLTAFGINAQFLNSTLTKSEMTRVKSDALDGSLKLLYIAPESLTKEDNLDFLKRVKISFVAIDEAHCISEWGHDFRPEYRRIYGIIENIGNLPIIALTATATPKVQQDIRKNLQMEEAETFKSSFNRKNLYYEIRPKKDVKKQLIRYVRNNKGKSGIVYCLSRKTVEEVAELLRVNDVRALPYHAGLDSNTRMANQDAFLNEEADVIVATIAFGMGIDKPDVRFVIHYDVPKSLEGYYQETGRAGRDGLEGNCLMFYSYEDIQKLEKFNKDKTVTERDNARHLLNEMVAYSTLGVCRRRQLLSYFGEYLDKDCGFCDNCIKSTEKTKVQDGVILVLRAVELTEQRFDCEHIADVLTATENQYVKSYEHDQLDVYGKGLDINDSREYWISTIRQLVIFNYLEKDIENYGVIKLGEKGSNYLNDPYPVTLHKDHNFDEEEVKPEDDDKDAAAGGSAHAYDEALLGILKALRKKVAKEKNLPPYVIFQDPSLEEMATTYPTTQQEMAQINGVGMGKVQKFGRQFIEVITRYVEENEIETAKDVVIKSTVNKSKIKIFIIQQVDRKVSLDEIAEVKDLALADVIEEVEHICYSGTKLNLDYYINQVIDQERQQDIYDYFMTAETDNIAAALGEFANDEISEEELRLVRIKFLSELAN encoded by the coding sequence ATGGTAAAGAATGTTGATGCAGTCGTTTTAGACACGTTGAAAGAAAGGCTTAAAGAAATTTTTGGGTACAGTCAATTCCGGGGTGAGCAAGAAGTAATCATTCAAAACATCCTGCTTGGTAAGAATACTTTTGTGATCATGCCCACCGGTGCAGGAAAGTCACTCTGCTATCAATTGCCTGCTCTTGTCAGCGATGGTCTTACAATTGTCATATCGCCGCTTATTGCATTGATGAAAAACCAGGTTGACCAGTTAACTGCTTTTGGCATTAATGCACAGTTCCTCAATTCAACGCTTACCAAATCTGAAATGACGCGGGTTAAAAGCGATGCGCTGGATGGCAGCCTGAAATTGCTGTACATTGCTCCTGAGTCACTTACGAAAGAAGATAATCTCGATTTCCTTAAAAGAGTAAAAATATCGTTCGTTGCTATTGATGAGGCTCATTGTATATCCGAATGGGGGCACGATTTCAGACCGGAATACCGCCGTATTTACGGAATAATTGAAAATATCGGTAACCTTCCAATCATTGCGCTTACGGCAACAGCAACACCGAAAGTGCAGCAGGATATCCGTAAAAACCTGCAAATGGAGGAAGCCGAGACTTTTAAGTCTTCATTTAACCGGAAAAACCTTTACTACGAAATACGTCCTAAAAAGGACGTTAAAAAACAGCTGATACGCTACGTTCGCAACAACAAAGGCAAGTCGGGGATCGTGTATTGCCTCAGCAGAAAGACGGTGGAAGAAGTCGCTGAGCTGCTTAGAGTTAACGACGTTCGTGCATTACCGTATCATGCCGGACTGGACAGCAACACGCGCATGGCTAATCAGGATGCGTTCCTGAATGAAGAAGCGGATGTGATCGTTGCAACCATTGCTTTCGGCATGGGAATTGACAAGCCGGATGTTCGTTTTGTGATACATTATGATGTTCCTAAGTCGCTGGAAGGTTATTATCAGGAGACAGGACGCGCTGGAAGAGATGGCTTGGAAGGAAATTGCCTGATGTTTTACAGCTATGAGGACATTCAGAAGCTGGAAAAATTCAATAAAGACAAAACGGTTACCGAACGGGACAATGCGCGTCATTTGCTGAACGAAATGGTGGCTTATTCAACCTTAGGCGTTTGCCGCCGCCGACAATTACTAAGCTACTTTGGGGAATATCTGGATAAAGACTGTGGGTTTTGTGACAACTGCATCAAGTCAACAGAAAAAACAAAGGTTCAGGACGGCGTAATTCTTGTTCTGAGAGCTGTTGAGCTTACTGAGCAGCGATTCGACTGTGAACACATTGCGGACGTCCTGACGGCCACTGAAAACCAGTACGTTAAAAGCTACGAACACGACCAGCTTGATGTGTATGGCAAAGGGTTGGATATTAATGATTCCCGTGAATATTGGATCTCGACCATTCGCCAGCTCGTGATCTTTAATTACCTGGAAAAGGACATTGAAAATTACGGCGTTATTAAATTGGGTGAAAAAGGCTCAAATTATCTGAATGATCCCTATCCGGTTACGCTTCACAAAGACCATAATTTTGATGAAGAAGAAGTAAAACCAGAAGACGATGACAAGGATGCAGCCGCCGGCGGAAGCGCGCATGCTTATGACGAAGCACTTTTGGGAATACTTAAAGCGCTTCGTAAAAAGGTCGCAAAAGAGAAAAACCTGCCACCTTATGTTATTTTCCAGGATCCGTCTTTGGAAGAAATGGCAACCACTTATCCAACTACGCAACAGGAAATGGCGCAGATCAATGGCGTCGGGATGGGTAAGGTGCAGAAATTCGGTCGGCAGTTCATTGAAGTGATCACTCGTTATGTTGAAGAAAACGAGATTGAGACAGCCAAAGATGTCGTCATTAAATCGACTGTCAATAAATCTAAAATAAAAATATTTATCATCCAGCAAGTTGACCGCAAGGTAAGCCTGGATGAGATCGCTGAAGTGAAAGATCTGGCCCTTGCCGATGTTATTGAGGAAGTTGAACATATCTGCTATTCCGGCACCAAGCTTAATCTCGATTACTATATCAATCAGGTAATTGACCAGGAAAGGCAGCAAGATATTTATGACTATTTCATGACCGCTGAAACAGATAATATAGCCGCGGCTTTGGGAGAATTTGCCAATGACGAAATTAGCGAAGAAGAATTGCGGCTTGTGCGGATCAAGTTTTTATCGGAATTGGCGAATTAA
- a CDS encoding anhydro-N-acetylmuramic acid kinase, translating to MRAHIEKLYQISGKKSRRIIGLMSGTSLDGLDVAVCNIEGSGTATVLDLEFFTTVPYTDEFRNEILQIFAKRQIDFQQLCLLNPYIGTAHAKMILNCLESWDIDIEHIDLIASHGQTVFHAPKKQHKLPGFPNATLQIGDGDHIAAKTGIITLSDFRQKHIAAGGEGAPLAVYGDHFLFSKAGENRILLNMGGIANFTFLPGTLDTTKIFTTDTGPGNTLLDAYTKRFYHKPYDENGAIAASGKVNETLLAALKSFPFFKAPFPKTTGPEVFNFDYVESAIQQSKLISVSRQDIIATLTQLSAETISDAIKSMMNEDDAYTIYASGGGAHNPILMSGISSALNRPVLKIDKLGISGDAKEAVLFAVLANEAVAGQQMHFGEKEGVPGVSMGKISFPG from the coding sequence ATGAGAGCGCATATTGAGAAACTCTATCAAATATCCGGCAAAAAATCCCGCAGAATTATCGGGTTAATGTCCGGAACTTCGCTGGATGGGCTGGATGTGGCTGTTTGTAACATTGAAGGAAGCGGAACAGCAACGGTTTTGGATCTGGAATTTTTCACAACAGTGCCTTATACCGATGAATTTCGCAATGAAATCCTTCAAATTTTTGCCAAAAGACAGATCGATTTTCAACAGCTTTGCCTCCTAAACCCCTACATTGGCACGGCGCACGCCAAAATGATCCTGAATTGCCTTGAAAGCTGGGACATTGATATTGAACATATCGACCTTATCGCGAGTCACGGACAGACGGTTTTTCACGCTCCGAAAAAACAACATAAGCTTCCCGGATTTCCTAATGCAACATTGCAAATTGGTGATGGTGACCACATTGCAGCAAAAACAGGGATAATAACATTGAGTGATTTTCGTCAAAAACACATTGCTGCGGGCGGAGAAGGTGCACCGCTGGCTGTTTATGGCGACCATTTTCTTTTTTCCAAAGCCGGCGAAAATCGCATTCTGCTTAATATGGGTGGGATAGCCAACTTTACATTTCTGCCGGGAACGCTCGACACTACAAAGATATTTACAACAGATACAGGACCTGGTAACACGCTTTTGGACGCATATACCAAGCGATTTTACCATAAACCTTACGATGAAAACGGCGCAATTGCAGCGAGCGGCAAAGTAAATGAAACATTGCTGGCAGCATTGAAATCGTTTCCATTTTTCAAAGCACCTTTTCCTAAAACCACCGGCCCCGAAGTTTTCAACTTTGATTATGTGGAATCCGCCATTCAGCAATCTAAACTGATCTCCGTTTCAAGGCAGGACATTATCGCAACGTTGACGCAGCTCAGCGCGGAGACCATATCCGACGCGATTAAGAGCATGATGAACGAGGATGATGCTTACACCATTTACGCAAGCGGCGGCGGCGCGCATAACCCGATTTTAATGTCGGGCATTTCCAGCGCGCTGAATCGCCCTGTTTTAAAAATTGATAAACTGGGCATTTCAGGTGATGCTAAGGAGGCGGTTTTGTTTGCGGTTTTGGCAAATGAAGCGGTTGCTGGCCAGCAAATGCATTTTGGGGAAAAAGAAGGAGTGCCAGGCGTTTCCATGGGAAAAATCTCTTTTCCAGGCTGA
- a CDS encoding KpsF/GutQ family sugar-phosphate isomerase yields MKLIKNIQSIAKEVLRQEAEALHNLIGLIDEEFENCVYAIINCGGRVVVSGVGKSAIVGQKIVATLNSTGTPALFMHAADAIHGDLGMIQDNDVVIVISRSGDTAEIKVLVPLLKRTGVTMIAMVSNKDSYLAKNADHILHAYAPEEADPLNLAPTTSTSVTMALGDALAICLLEARGFTHDDFAKFHPGGALGKRLYLKICDIFPHNALPVVLEDAGLQEIILEMTSKRLGATAVNSAAGKMAGIITDGDLRRMLKQHDGGNILHLKARDIMTKSPISVSPDEYAVKALELMQTRSITQVVVVEDDAILGFVHLHDLLREGLV; encoded by the coding sequence TTGAAATTAATAAAAAATATTCAGTCAATAGCAAAAGAAGTGTTGCGGCAAGAGGCAGAAGCATTGCATAATCTGATCGGATTGATTGATGAAGAATTTGAAAACTGCGTATATGCCATTATCAACTGCGGAGGCCGTGTTGTTGTGTCCGGTGTGGGCAAAAGTGCGATTGTAGGACAAAAAATAGTTGCTACCCTCAACTCAACCGGTACACCTGCGCTTTTTATGCATGCGGCGGATGCGATCCATGGAGATCTGGGAATGATCCAGGACAATGATGTGGTGATCGTGATCTCCCGAAGTGGCGATACGGCCGAGATTAAGGTGCTTGTTCCGCTCCTAAAACGGACGGGCGTAACAATGATCGCCATGGTGAGCAACAAAGACTCTTACCTTGCCAAAAATGCTGATCACATTCTGCACGCATATGCACCCGAAGAGGCCGACCCCCTGAATCTTGCGCCCACGACCAGCACATCGGTAACAATGGCGCTGGGCGACGCATTGGCGATTTGTTTGCTGGAAGCAAGAGGGTTTACCCATGATGATTTTGCCAAATTCCATCCGGGAGGCGCTTTGGGTAAAAGGCTTTATCTGAAAATCTGCGACATATTCCCGCATAATGCATTGCCGGTTGTTTTAGAAGATGCTGGCTTGCAGGAAATTATATTGGAAATGACTTCCAAAAGGCTTGGCGCAACCGCTGTCAATAGCGCCGCCGGTAAAATGGCCGGCATTATCACGGACGGAGATTTGCGGAGAATGTTAAAGCAGCACGACGGTGGGAACATTCTTCATTTAAAAGCGCGTGACATCATGACCAAATCACCCATTTCCGTCTCCCCTGACGAGTATGCTGTCAAGGCGCTCGAACTCATGCAAACCCGCAGCATTACGCAGGTCGTGGTTGTGGAAGATGATGCGATTTTAGGGTTTGTGCATTTGCACGATTTGTTGAGGGAGGGGTTGGTGTAG
- the rimO gene encoding 30S ribosomal protein S12 methylthiotransferase RimO: MKTKGIVKNKVNIVTLGCSKNLVDSEVLYTQLKGNGFTVDHESKKDDSQIVVINTCGFIDNAKEESINTILRYADAKAAGMVDKVYVTGCLSHRYKDELSIEIPTVDAWFGTNELPRLLKTLKADYKHELVGERLLTTPTHYAYLKIAEGCDRPCSFCAIPIMRGGHVSRSIEELVKEARSLAKRGTKELILIAQDLTYYGLDIYKKRNLSDLLAQLSDVEGIEWIRLQYAYPAGFPMDILDIMNERSNICKYLDMPLQTGSTEILKSMRRGITREKTEALIETIRAKVPDITLRTTLIVGHPGETEALFDETYDFVEKMRFDRLGAFQYSHEDNTHSYTMPDDIPAEVKQERADAIMELQQGISYELNQQKIGNTYKVLFDRKEGGHFIGRTEFDSPEVDNEVLVPASQYVRLGDFAMVNITSAEEFDLFGSVIS; encoded by the coding sequence ATGAAAACCAAAGGAATAGTTAAGAATAAAGTCAATATTGTTACGCTGGGATGTTCCAAAAACCTGGTAGATTCAGAAGTGCTTTATACACAACTCAAAGGAAACGGATTCACCGTTGACCATGAGTCAAAAAAGGACGATTCACAAATTGTTGTCATCAATACATGCGGATTTATTGATAATGCAAAGGAGGAATCCATCAACACAATCCTGCGCTATGCGGATGCAAAAGCGGCGGGAATGGTTGACAAAGTTTACGTTACGGGCTGTTTATCACACAGATACAAAGACGAACTCTCCATTGAAATCCCGACTGTAGACGCATGGTTTGGAACTAATGAGCTGCCACGCCTACTCAAAACATTAAAAGCAGACTACAAGCACGAACTCGTTGGCGAACGCCTGCTAACGACACCAACACATTACGCGTATCTGAAAATCGCAGAAGGTTGTGATCGTCCCTGCAGCTTTTGCGCAATCCCCATTATGCGCGGCGGCCACGTTTCCCGTTCCATTGAGGAATTGGTGAAAGAAGCCAGATCTTTGGCTAAACGCGGCACAAAAGAACTGATCTTGATTGCACAGGACCTGACTTACTATGGTCTTGATATTTATAAAAAAAGGAATTTATCTGACCTGCTGGCGCAACTTTCCGATGTGGAAGGCATTGAGTGGATCAGGCTGCAATACGCTTATCCGGCCGGATTTCCGATGGACATTCTGGATATCATGAATGAGCGCAGCAATATTTGCAAATATCTGGACATGCCATTGCAAACCGGCTCGACCGAGATTTTGAAATCCATGCGCCGCGGGATCACCCGTGAGAAAACAGAAGCATTGATCGAAACGATCCGCGCAAAAGTGCCTGATATTACATTAAGGACAACATTGATCGTCGGTCACCCGGGAGAAACCGAAGCGTTGTTTGACGAGACTTACGATTTTGTAGAAAAAATGCGTTTCGACCGTTTGGGGGCATTTCAATATTCTCACGAAGATAACACGCATTCCTACACAATGCCGGACGACATTCCTGCGGAGGTCAAACAGGAGCGTGCAGATGCCATTATGGAATTGCAACAGGGCATTTCATACGAATTGAATCAGCAAAAAATCGGCAATACATATAAAGTTCTTTTCGACAGGAAAGAAGGCGGGCATTTCATCGGACGGACTGAATTCGACTCGCCAGAGGTTGATAATGAAGTGCTTGTGCCTGCCAGTCAATATGTTCGCTTAGGTGATTTTGCCATGGTCAACATTACATCTGCTGAGGAATTCGACCTTTTCGGTTCGGTAATTTCCTGA